One window of the Camelina sativa cultivar DH55 chromosome 1, Cs, whole genome shotgun sequence genome contains the following:
- the LOC104777833 gene encoding probable protein phosphatase 2C 33 — protein sequence MGSCLSAETRSPGPGSPCSPGFSVRKRKNSKKRPGSRNSSFDYRREEPLHRVPGRMFLNGSSEAACIFTQQGKKGPNQDAMVVWENFGSRTDTVFCGVFDGHGPYGHMVAKRVRDNLPLKLSTYWEAKVPVEGVLKAITTDTVNNATNINNSEDTAAAAAASVSAEEEPRTSAKMEEEENMESHPELFQTLKESFLKAFKVMDRELKFHGSVDCFCSGTTAVTLIKQGQYLVVGNIGDSRAVMGTRDSDNALHSVQLTVDLKPNLPAEAERIRKCRGRVFALRDEPEVCRVWLPNCDSPGLAMARAFGDFCLKDFGLISVPDVSFRRLTEKDEFIVLATDGIWDVLSNDDVVGIVASAPSRSTAARAIVESAVRAWRYKYPTSKVDDCAAVCLYLDANNSNVISTSSSISRLEDEEVGEELKAATENVDASGPSGLGRSSTVRTGKEIALDESEAEKLIKEEDNLDTEPGTEYSALEGVARVNTLLNLPRFVPGK from the exons ATGGGGTCCTGTTTATCTGCTGAGACCAGGAGCCCTGGACCGGGCTCTCCTTGCTCTCCTGGGTTTAGtgtgaggaagaggaagaactcCAAGAAACGACCTGGCTCTAGGAACTCTTCCTTTGATTACAGGAGAGAAGAACCGTTGCATCGGGTCCCTGGACGGATGTTCTTGAATGGATCAAGTGAGGCTGCTTGTATCTTCACTCAACAAGGCAAGAAAGGGCCTAACCAAGATGCCATGGTTGTTTGGGAG AATTTTGGTTCGAGGACAGATACAGTCTTCTGTGGAGTGTTTGATGGGCATGGTCCATATGGTCATATGGTTGCAAAGAGAGTCAGAGACAATCTCCCTCTCAAATTGAGTACTTATTGGGAAGCAAAAGTACCAGTTGAAGGCGTTCTAAAGGCTATCACTACCGACACCGTTAACAATGCAACCAACATTAACAACTCTGAAGatactgctgctgctgctgctgcttctgtaTCTGCTGAAGAAGAACCTAGGACATCTGCtaagatggaggaggaggagaacaTGGAATCCCATCCGGAATTGTTTCAGACGCTGAAAGAGTCGTTTCTTAAGGCTTTTAAAGTTATGGATAGAGAACTGAAATTCCATGGAAGTGTTGACTGTTTCTGCAGTGGGACGACAGCTGTAACCTTGATCAAGCAG GGTCAGTATCTCGTTGTTGGAAATATTGGAGACTCTAGAGCTGTAATGGGTACAAGAGACAGTGACAATGCTCTTCACTCTGTTCAACTTACTGTGGATCTTAAGCCAAATCTCCCAG CTGAGGcagagagaataagaaaatgTCGTGGACGGGTGTTTGCTCTTAGAGATGAACCTGAGGTTTGTAGAGTTTGGCTGCCAAACTGTGACTCACCTGGACTTGCAATGGCACGTGCTTTTGGAGACTTTTGCCTTAAAGATTTTGGCCTAATCTCTGTACCTGATGTATCTTTCCGTCGCTTAACCGAGAAAGATGAGTTTATTGTGCTGGCTACTGATGGG ATTTGGGATGTTCTCTCAAATGATGATGTAGTGGGGATTGTAGCTTCAGCTCCATCACGTTCCACTGCAGCAAGAGCTATAGTCGAGTCTGCGGTTAGAGCTTGGAGATACAAATACCCGACTTCCAAAGTCGATGACTGTGCCGCTGTTTGCTTGTATCTAGACGCCAACAACTCAAACGTCATATCTACATCATCTTCCATCTCCAGactggaagatgaagaagtaggCGAAGAACTAAAAGCCGCAACTGAGAATGTTGATGCATCAGGACCAAGCGGTCTTGGCCGTTCGAGTACTGTCAGGACGGGGAAAGAGATTGCTCTCGACGAAAGTGAAGCTGAGAAGCTGATAAAAGAAGAGGATAACTTGGATACAGAACCTGGAACAGAGTATTCTGCACTAGAAGGTGTTGCAAGAGTTAATACACTTTTGAACTTGCCAAGATTTGTGCCTGGaaagtga
- the LOC104778432 gene encoding histidine--tRNA ligase, cytoplasmic: protein MAAERSSINLGGKGSSFNSPSVYKIASGVANVRIDSSAIERFSTRNAPSIKRSSLGIPEGLTNEETRASLAVILNKLILSTSGPPSSSTARSVLPVKISDILNSEAENFELGEIDVTEGENIVLEKSFASLIGLCSIIDHKSTTLSQIVDSVAALSVEVTKADIASFSSLDSGDGNGDKDVIGVAGDLKVLLNGYKGTGKLEIEEISKIPWIHGKFRFVVKSLHSDARRELNSGVKGGKTGSGNTGIGEALGTTLAPLSTAIKNLGVCSFLRAKICFESIGNENLRNGLSEVFEKSSVEYENLKNSYKLAYTAHLGEDYIRFAHELNESLGVVWRIVGLEAVAAFFALAGGELFVQKKGDADKEDSKTDKKKKKNEKKAVVGKGTSIVLQFIKDKLVSNEATSDGDLMNYLKQWVEQILNLFNPAGHGFDSFLDKVKEIVESNENRRLPKLPKGTRDFAKEQMAVREKAFAIIQNVFKRHGATALDTPVFELRETLMGKYGEDSKLVYDIADQGGELCSLRYDLTVPFARYVAMNGITSFKRYQIAKVYRRDNPSKGRYREFYQCDFDIAGLFEPMGPDFEIVKILTELLDELEIGDYEVKLNHRKLLDGMLEICGVPPEKFRTICSSIDKLDKQSFEQVKKEMVEEKGLSSEIADRIGNFVKEKGAPLELLSKLRQEGSEFLANHSSREALDELSIMFEALERSKCSHRIVFDLSLARGLDYYTGVIFEAVCIGAEVGSIGAGGRYDNLIGMFGTKQVPAVGMSLGIERVFNIMEELNEKKNQVIRPTETQVLVSIMKDNQLALAAELASQLWEAKINAEYLVSKRKSKHFDRVRDSGIPWMVMVDEEELSKDVVTLKKLVKGSEKEIKNESKDTFVGVLLKELSS, encoded by the exons ATGGCGGCGGAGAGATCGTCCATCAATCTCGGAGGTAAAGGATCGTCTTTCAATTCCCCCTCCGTTTACAAGATTGCTTCCGGCGTCGCGAATGTTCGAATTGATTCTTCTGCGATCGAAAGATTTTCCACTAGAAACGCTCCATCGATCAAACGAAGCTCCTTAGGTATCCCTGAAGGGTTGACGAACGAAGAAACCAGAGCTTCTTTGGCTGTTATCTTAAACAAGCTTATTTTGTCGACTTCTGGTCCTCCTTCTTCCTCCACCGCTCGTTCTGTTCTTCCGGTTAAAATCTCGGACATTTTGAATTCGGAGGCTGAGAATTTCGAATTGGGTGAGATTGATGTGACGGAAGGGGAAAACATTGTGTTGGAGAAATCTTTTGCTTCGTTGATTGGACTCTGTTCTATTATAGATCACAAATCGACGACTCTTTCCCAGATTGTGGATTCTGTAGCTGCGTTGAGTGTTGAGGTTACAAAGGCTGATATAGCTTCGTTTAGCTCGTTGGATTCAGGAGATGGGAATGGTGATAAAGATGTGATTGGTGTTGCTGGTGATCTCAAGGTTTTGCTTAACGGGTATAAAGGTACAGGGAAGTTAGAAATCGAGGAGATTTCGAAGATTCCTTGGATTCATGGCAAATTTAGGTTTGTGGTGAAAAGCTTGCACTCTGATGCTCGGAGAGAATTGAATTCCGGTGTTAAAGGAGGCAAAACTGGATCTGGAAACACTGGAATTGGTGAGGCTTTAGGAACTACATTGGCACCTTTGTCGACGGCTATCAAAAACTTAGGAGTGTGTTCGTTCCTTCGTGCTAAGATCTGTTTTGAGTCGATTGGGAATGAGAATCTGAGGAATGGTTTGTCTGAAGTGTTTGAAAAGAGCAGTGTTGAGTATGAGAATCTAAAGAATAGCTATAAGTTAGCTTATACTGCTCATTTGGGAGAGGATTACATCAGGTTTGCTCATGAACTGAATGAGTCTCTGGGGGTTGTATGGAGAATCGttggtttggaggcagttgCTGCCTTTTTTGCTCTTGCAGGTGGAGAGTTGTTTGTTCAGAAGAAGGGAGATGCGGACAAAGAAGATTCGAAGAcggataagaaaaagaagaagaatgagaaaaaagCAGTTGTGGGGAAGGGGACGAGTATAGTTCTCCAGTTTATTAAAGATAAATTGGTGAGTAATGAGGCAACAAGTGATGGTGACCTGATGAATTATTTGAAGCAATGGGTGgaacaaatcttaaatcttttCAACCCTGCGGGTCACGGTTTTGATAGCTTTTTGGATAAAGTGAAAGAGATTGTAGAAAGTAATGAAAACAGGAGACTTCCCAAGCTTCCAAAG GGAACTCGAGATTTCGCTAAAGAACAAATGGCAGTCCGAGAAAAAGCATTTGCAATCATACAAAACGTTTTCAAGAGGCATGGTGCAACTGCACTTGATACTCCTGTTTTTGAATTGAGGGAGACCCTTATGGGGAAGTATGGAGAAGACTCGAAATTGGTTTATGATATTGCTGATCAG GGTGGAGAGCTCTGCTCTTTACGATATGATTTAACTGTTCCATTTGCACGGTATGTCGCTATGAATGGAATCACATCATTCAAAAGATACCAAATAGCAAAGGTATACAGAAGGGATAATCCATCGAAAGGGCGATACAGGGAGTTTTATCAGTGTGATTTTGATATCGCTGGTTTGTTCGAACCAATGGGACCCGATTTTGAAATTGTCAAGATATTAACTGAACTTCTCGATGAATTGGAGATTGGAGATTATGAG GTGAAACTGAATCACCGCAAGTTGCTTGATGGAATGCTGGAGATATGTGGAGTACCACCTGAAAAATTCAGAACCATCTGTTCGAGTATCGACAAGTTAGACAAGCAATCATTTGAGCaagtgaagaaagaaatggtGGAAGAGAAGGGCTTATCGTCAGAGATTGCAGACAGAATTGGCAACTTTGTTAAGGAGAAGGGAGCTCCATTGGAGCTTTTGTCTAAACTGAGACAAGAAGGGAGTGAGTTCTTAGCTAACCATTCATCAAGAGAAGCTCTTGATGAGTTGAGTATCATGTTTGAAGCTCTTGAAAGATCGAAGTGCAGTCACAGGATAGTCTTTGATCTAAGTCTAGCTAGAGGTCTTGATTACTACACCGGCGTCATCTTTGAAGCCGTTTGTATAGGAGCAGAG GTTGGATCAATTGGTGCTGGTGGGCGATATGATAACCTAATAGGAATGTTTGGAACAAAGCAAGTCCCTGCAGTTGGGATGAGCCTTGGAATCGAGCGAGTGTTTAACATAATGGAAGAACTTAACGAGAAAAAGAATCAA GTGATCCGACCTACGGAGACACAGGTTTTGGTTAGTATAATGAAGGATAATCAACTAGCGTTAGCAGCGGAATTGGCAAGTCAGTTATGGGAGGCTAAGATCAACGCAGAGTATCTTGTGAGCAAGAGGAAATCAAAGCATTTCGATCGTGTTAGGGATTCAGGGATTCCTTGGATGGTGATGGTAGATGAAGAAGAACTCAGTAAAGATGTTGTGACATTGAAGAAGCTTGTTAAGGGAAGTGAAAAGGAAATCAAGAATGAATCTAAAGATACTTTCGTTGGGGTATTGTTGAAAGAACTCAGTTCTTGA